A single region of the Blattabacterium cuenoti genome encodes:
- a CDS encoding anthranilate synthase component I family protein, with translation MFKFSFRTIQKKILADSTTPIELYLKLRDIFPNILLLEFSDSQISKNHFSILCINPISELILSKNVLKISYPNCVHKHIFINDRLDLQILIEDFFTKFKNENTSIFYSGLYGYISYDSIQYFENIKFNVPIKKIYNIPKIRLGFYQNLIVFHHFYNKMYLIEHQFNNIQKKTNIDDLIELIKKKNFPSFPFQSIGNRTSNVTDIEYKKMVSKGIKACLRGDVLQIVLSRQYQQKFKGDEFNVYRALRFINPSPYLFYFDYGNYKLFGSSPESQLIINKQKAYINPIAGTIRRSGNEDKDKKLSENLAKNPKENAEHVMLVDLARNDLSKNSSNVKVEGFKEIQVFSHVLHMVSKVSGKLENNISIIKVFGDTFPAGTLSGAPKYKAMELIDKIENQHRGVYGGAIGFFGLKNSYINTAIIIRSFISKNNTLFFQAGAGIVSNSKEEKELEEVNNKLMALLKSIELAKNI, from the coding sequence TTTCTGATTCTCAAATTTCAAAAAATCATTTTTCTATTCTTTGTATTAATCCAATTTCAGAACTTATTCTAAGTAAAAATGTATTAAAAATATCATATCCAAATTGTGTTCATAAACACATATTTATAAATGATAGATTAGATCTTCAGATTTTAATTGAGGATTTTTTTACAAAATTTAAAAATGAAAATACTTCTATTTTCTATTCTGGTTTATATGGATATATATCTTATGATAGTATTCAATATTTTGAAAATATTAAATTTAACGTTCCAATTAAAAAAATATATAATATTCCAAAAATACGACTTGGTTTTTATCAAAATTTAATTGTATTTCATCATTTTTATAATAAAATGTATTTAATTGAACATCAATTTAATAATATTCAAAAAAAAACTAATATAGATGATTTAATAGAATTAATAAAAAAGAAAAATTTTCCTTCTTTTCCATTTCAATCTATAGGAAATCGTACTTCAAATGTTACGGACATAGAATATAAAAAAATGGTATCTAAAGGAATAAAAGCTTGTTTACGTGGAGATGTTTTACAAATAGTATTATCTAGACAATATCAACAAAAATTTAAAGGAGATGAATTTAATGTATATCGTGCTTTACGATTTATCAATCCTTCTCCATATCTTTTTTATTTTGACTATGGAAATTATAAATTGTTTGGTTCTTCTCCAGAATCTCAGTTAATCATTAATAAACAAAAAGCCTATATAAATCCAATAGCAGGAACAATACGAAGATCAGGAAATGAAGATAAGGATAAAAAATTATCTGAAAATCTAGCAAAAAATCCAAAAGAAAATGCAGAACATGTTATGTTAGTAGATTTAGCAAGAAATGATTTAAGTAAAAACTCTTCTAATGTAAAGGTTGAAGGATTTAAAGAAATACAAGTTTTTTCTCATGTGTTACATATGGTATCTAAAGTATCTGGAAAATTAGAAAATAATATATCCATTATAAAAGTATTTGGAGATACTTTTCCAGCAGGGACTCTTTCTGGAGCTCCTAAATATAAAGCCATGGAGTTGATAGATAAAATAGAAAATCAACATAGAGGAGTATATGGAGGAGCTATTGGTTTTTTTGGATTAAAAAATTCTTATATCAATACTGCTATAATTATTCGTTCTTTTATAAGTAAAAACAATACTCTTTTTTTTCAAGCTGGTGCAGGTATTGTCTCTAATTCAAAGGAAGAAAAAGAGTTAGAAGAAGTAAATAATAAGTTGATGGCCTTATTAAAATCTATCGAATTAGCTAAAAATATATGA